In the Advenella kashmirensis WT001 genome, one interval contains:
- the rplK gene encoding 50S ribosomal protein L11, with translation MAKKIVGFIKLQVPAGKANPSPPIGPALGQRGLNIMEFCKAFNAKTQGMEPGLPIPVVITAFADKSFTFIMKTPPATILIKKAAGIQKGSARPHTDKVGTLTRAQAEEIAKTKEPDLTAADLDAAVRTIAGSARSMGITVEGVN, from the coding sequence ATGGCGAAGAAAATCGTCGGCTTTATCAAACTGCAGGTACCTGCAGGAAAAGCCAACCCATCACCCCCAATCGGTCCTGCGCTGGGTCAGCGCGGCCTGAATATCATGGAATTCTGCAAGGCCTTCAATGCCAAAACCCAAGGCATGGAACCTGGTCTGCCCATTCCTGTTGTGATTACCGCGTTTGCTGATAAATCTTTTACATTTATCATGAAAACGCCACCGGCCACGATTCTGATCAAGAAAGCCGCCGGTATCCAGAAAGGTTCAGCACGTCCGCACACGGACAAAGTTGGCACGCTGACACGTGCTCAGGCTGAAGAAATCGCAAAAACAAAAGAACCGGACCTGACCGCTGCCGATCTTGACGCAGCAGTACGTACGATTGCCGGCAGTGCCCGCAGCATGGGTATTACGGTTGAAGGAGTGAACTAA